One part of the Kryptolebias marmoratus isolate JLee-2015 linkage group LG13, ASM164957v2, whole genome shotgun sequence genome encodes these proteins:
- the rnasekb gene encoding ribonuclease kappa-B isoform X2 — MPSLLFCGPKMAACGMVISIWGVIMLAMLGIFFSAKSAVLIEDVPFTEEDIRNDENPPGKIYSLYNQVGINCFIAAGVYVVVGVVSLCQVRLNKRQEYMVT, encoded by the exons ATGCCGTCGCTTCTGTTCTGCGGGCCGAAGATGGCCGCCTGCGGGATGGTGATCAGCATCTGGGGGGTCATCATGCTG GCCATGTTGGGGATCTTCTTCAGCGCGAAGTCGGCCGTCCTGATCGAAGACGTCCCGTTCACCGAGGAGGACATCCGGAACGA TGAAAACCCGCCGGGGAAGATCTACAGTCTCTACAACCAGGTGGGGATCAACTGCTTCATCGCCGCTGGCGTCTACGTGGTGGTGGGCGTGGTCTCGCTCTGCCAGGTGCGGCTCAACAAGCGACAGGAGTACATGGTGACATAA
- the LOC108251084 gene encoding uncharacterized protein LOC108251084 isoform X1, whose protein sequence is MSPILQTKWKSALINIIEELSELQYKKMLEYLEKIPKSKKTPKNRVQMAQLIIEHHGVEESVRVIRSIMPEIPRNDSAIKDLLQPFVDKLENKTTGMKRKAGADPKSGFEKNNIVSDSESSDEEPEADDAETRSNEEKKVPAWRTSIKHLKISGEEPGKLIAGKVVQKSGLRTYETKKKEKKFFFLLGVADETDSIKVMVYGKERFREFVEGRSYTFRNVIIDENVMKVTQKTKTSKMSPLIVPKDLELEAQMLVCKQSPLFSIEQIRTSEETFVSVKGTVTEINRCCQVKVKNKRRKIKVLKFELKDETGRIEVTLWGEDTAQLRGTSVGDFVRVINVKTRSYNNTMSLNSTDSTRILKVQKAAVQDVTMLVIGIVKAGRTSTELEADISGEVTTFTVSSSLLAKVFGVRLGGDFEDRLLDILPFSAEATIQGNQIQNLEASKEM, encoded by the exons ATGTCTCCGATTCTACAAACAAAGTGGAAATCAGCTCTGATCAACATCATCGAGGagctgtctgagctgcagtACAAAAAGATGCTGGAATATCTGGAAAAAATCCCTAAAAGTAAGAAGACTCCCAAGAACAGAGTGCAGATGGCTCAACTTATCATCGAGCACCACGGAGTGGAGGAATCTGTCCGTGTAATCAGGTCGATAATGCCTGAAATACCGAGGAACGACTCTGCAATCAAAGATCTGCTGCAGCCCTTTGTGGACAAACTGGAAAACAAGACAACAG GAATGAAGAGGAAGGCTGGAGCTGATCCTAAGTCAG GATTTGAGAAGAACAACATTGTGAGTGATTCAGAGTCTTCAGATGAAGAACCTGAAGCTG aCGATGCAGAAACCCGGTCCAACGAG GAGAAAAAGGTTCCAGCATGG AGGACCTCCATCAAACACCTGAAGATCAGTGGGGAAGAACCTGGAAAGCTCATAGCTGGGAAAGTTGTGCAGAAATCCGGTTTGCGGACATACGAAAccaaaaagaaggagaaaaaattCTTCTTCCTTCTGGGAGTCGCTGATGAGACCGACAGCATCAAAGTGATGGTTTACGGAAAGGAGCGATTTAGGGAATTTGTTGAGGGGAGATCTTACACGTTCAGAAATGTAATAATTGACGAGAATGTCATGAAGGTTacccaaaaaaccaaaacatcaaaGATGTCTCCGCTTATTGTCCCCAAGGACCTGGAGCTGGAAGCTCAGATGCTCGTTTGTAAACAGAGTCCACTGTTCTCCATCGAACAGATCAGAACTTCAGAAGAGACCTTCGTGAGCGTGAAAGGAACTGTGACGGAG ATTAACCGATGCTGTCAGGTGAAAGTGAAGAACAAACGAAGAAAAATAAAGGTTCTCAAGTTTGAACTCAAAGATGAAACAGGTCGCATTGAGGTCACATTGTGGGGCGAAGACACGGCTCAGCTGAGAGGGACATCCGTCGGAGACTTTGTCAGAGTGATCAACGTAAAGACCCGTTCTTACAACAACACCATGTCTCTCAACTCCACTGACTCCACCAGAATTCTCAAG GTCCAGAAGGCTGCTGTCCAGGATGTCACCATGCTGGTTATTGGGATCGTAAAAGCTGGAAGGACTTCCACGGAGCTGGAAGCTGACATCAGCGGCGAGGTCACCACCTTCAccgtttcttcttctctgctggccAAAGTGTTTGGAGTCAGACTGGGGGGCGACTTCGAAGACAGACTCCTGGACATACTACCGTTTTCTGCAGAAGCTACGATCCAAGGAAACCAGATCCAAAACCTCGAAGCTTCAAAAGAGATGTGA
- the rnasekb gene encoding ribonuclease kappa-B isoform X1, whose amino-acid sequence MPSLLFCGPKMAACGMVISIWGVIMLAMLGIFFSAKSAVLIEDVPFTEEDIRNEVHHSTRLVQADLKPVVSYILSRETLGGLSFRTTNYSDDVSTLTETSIKRENPPGKIYSLYNQVGINCFIAAGVYVVVGVVSLCQVRLNKRQEYMVT is encoded by the exons ATGCCGTCGCTTCTGTTCTGCGGGCCGAAGATGGCCGCCTGCGGGATGGTGATCAGCATCTGGGGGGTCATCATGCTG GCCATGTTGGGGATCTTCTTCAGCGCGAAGTCGGCCGTCCTGATCGAAGACGTCCCGTTCACCGAGGAGGACATCCGGAACGA AGTTCACCACAGCACACGCTTGGTTCAGGCGGATCTAAAGCCGGTGGTCTCATATATTCTCAGCAGGGAGACACTCGGAGGTCTGAGCTTCAGAACCACAAACTACTCTGATGATGTGTCCACACTTACTGAGACGTCCATTAAACG TGAAAACCCGCCGGGGAAGATCTACAGTCTCTACAACCAGGTGGGGATCAACTGCTTCATCGCCGCTGGCGTCTACGTGGTGGTGGGCGTGGTCTCGCTCTGCCAGGTGCGGCTCAACAAGCGACAGGAGTACATGGTGACATAA
- the LOC108251084 gene encoding uncharacterized protein LOC108251084 isoform X2: MSPILQTKWKSALINIIEELSELQYKKMLEYLEKIPKSKKTPKNRVQMAQLIIEHHGVEESVRVIRSIMPEIPRNDSAIKDLLQPFVDKLENKTTGMKRKAGADPKSGFEKNNIVSDSESSDEEPEADDAETRSNEEKKVPAWRTSIKHLKISGEEPGKLIAGKVVQKSGLRTYETKKKEKKFFFLLGVADETDSIKVMVYGKERFREFVEGRSYTFRNDLELEAQMLVCKQSPLFSIEQIRTSEETFVSVKGTVTEINRCCQVKVKNKRRKIKVLKFELKDETGRIEVTLWGEDTAQLRGTSVGDFVRVINVKTRSYNNTMSLNSTDSTRILKVQKAAVQDVTMLVIGIVKAGRTSTELEADISGEVTTFTVSSSLLAKVFGVRLGGDFEDRLLDILPFSAEATIQGNQIQNLEASKEM; encoded by the exons ATGTCTCCGATTCTACAAACAAAGTGGAAATCAGCTCTGATCAACATCATCGAGGagctgtctgagctgcagtACAAAAAGATGCTGGAATATCTGGAAAAAATCCCTAAAAGTAAGAAGACTCCCAAGAACAGAGTGCAGATGGCTCAACTTATCATCGAGCACCACGGAGTGGAGGAATCTGTCCGTGTAATCAGGTCGATAATGCCTGAAATACCGAGGAACGACTCTGCAATCAAAGATCTGCTGCAGCCCTTTGTGGACAAACTGGAAAACAAGACAACAG GAATGAAGAGGAAGGCTGGAGCTGATCCTAAGTCAG GATTTGAGAAGAACAACATTGTGAGTGATTCAGAGTCTTCAGATGAAGAACCTGAAGCTG aCGATGCAGAAACCCGGTCCAACGAG GAGAAAAAGGTTCCAGCATGG AGGACCTCCATCAAACACCTGAAGATCAGTGGGGAAGAACCTGGAAAGCTCATAGCTGGGAAAGTTGTGCAGAAATCCGGTTTGCGGACATACGAAAccaaaaagaaggagaaaaaattCTTCTTCCTTCTGGGAGTCGCTGATGAGACCGACAGCATCAAAGTGATGGTTTACGGAAAGGAGCGATTTAGGGAATTTGTTGAGGGGAGATCTTACACGTTCAGAAAT GACCTGGAGCTGGAAGCTCAGATGCTCGTTTGTAAACAGAGTCCACTGTTCTCCATCGAACAGATCAGAACTTCAGAAGAGACCTTCGTGAGCGTGAAAGGAACTGTGACGGAG ATTAACCGATGCTGTCAGGTGAAAGTGAAGAACAAACGAAGAAAAATAAAGGTTCTCAAGTTTGAACTCAAAGATGAAACAGGTCGCATTGAGGTCACATTGTGGGGCGAAGACACGGCTCAGCTGAGAGGGACATCCGTCGGAGACTTTGTCAGAGTGATCAACGTAAAGACCCGTTCTTACAACAACACCATGTCTCTCAACTCCACTGACTCCACCAGAATTCTCAAG GTCCAGAAGGCTGCTGTCCAGGATGTCACCATGCTGGTTATTGGGATCGTAAAAGCTGGAAGGACTTCCACGGAGCTGGAAGCTGACATCAGCGGCGAGGTCACCACCTTCAccgtttcttcttctctgctggccAAAGTGTTTGGAGTCAGACTGGGGGGCGACTTCGAAGACAGACTCCTGGACATACTACCGTTTTCTGCAGAAGCTACGATCCAAGGAAACCAGATCCAAAACCTCGAAGCTTCAAAAGAGATGTGA